In a single window of the Zonotrichia albicollis isolate bZonAlb1 chromosome 23, bZonAlb1.hap1, whole genome shotgun sequence genome:
- the LOC102061583 gene encoding feather keratin Cos1-2-like yields MSCYPRCQPCQPCGPTPLGSSCNEPCVRQCQDSTVFIQPSPVVVTLPGPILSSFPQNTVVGSSSSAAVGNILSSEGVPINSGGFDLSCITNRYGGSRCRPC; encoded by the coding sequence ATGTCCTGCTACCcccggtgccagccctgccagccctgtgggccCACCccgctgggcagcagctgcaatgaGCCCtgtgtcaggcagtgccaggactCCACCGTGTTCATCCAGCCCTCGCCCGTGGtggtgaccctgcctgggcccatcctcagctccttcccacaGAACACCGTGGTGGgatcctccagctctgctgctgttggcaACATCCTCAGCTCTGAGGGAGTGCCCATCAATTCTGGGGGTTTCGACCTCTCCTGCATCACCAACCGCTATGGTGGCAGCAGATGCCGTCCCTGCTAA
- the OR6F1 gene encoding olfactory receptor 6F1 translates to MERKPGQAVAISLNQGDHGYLGRMVHEKMSFGSFPLANLTDLNTWKDMANRTSVKEFILLGFPGTWQFRVSFVVVFALMYTLTVIGNASIIALVWRSSNLHTPMYFFLCNLSFLEIWYTTGVVPKAIGVMLGTSQTISFSVCILQLFFLLSLGSTECFLLSVMAYDRYLAICCPLRYSSLMSSVLSVRLALSSWLGGFLAISVLAFLTSRLTFCGPDVINHFLCDIDSCLALSCSDTLPVELATFLVSIIVVVASCVVTLVSYMYIISSILRIQSGHGRKKAFSTCSAHLSVVTIWYGSTMFLYVKPSAQNSLDVNKIVNTFNTVVTPLLNPFIYTLRNKEVKLALGRAFQKK, encoded by the exons ATGGAGAGGAAACCAGGTCAGGCAGTTGCCATCAGCTTGAA CCAAGGGGACCATGGCTACCTTGGGAGGATGGTGCATGAAAAAATGTCATTTGGATCATTTCCACTGGCAAATCTG aCAGACCTCAACACTTGGAAGGACATGGCAAATAGGACAAGCGTAAAAGAATTCATCCTTCTTGGCTTCCCAGGGACATGGCAATTCCGAGTCTCctttgtggtggtgtttgcactGATGTACACCCTGACAGTGATAGGTAATGCATCCATCATTGCCCTTGTGTGGAGAAGCAGCAACCTACACACCCCAATGTACTTTTTCCTCTGCAatctctccttcctggagatCTGGTACACTACGGGTGTTGTTCCCAAAGCCATAGGAGTCATGCTGGGGACTAGCCAGACCATCTCCTTCAGTGTCTGCATCCTCCAGTtgttctttcttctctctctagGCTCCACTGAGTGTTTTCTCCTGTCTGTCATGGCCTATGACCGCTACCTGGCCATTTGCTGCCCCCTGAGGTACAGCTCCCTCATGAGCAGCGTCCTCTCTGTCCGGCTGGCActcagctcctggctgggaggATTTTTGGCCATTTCTGTGCTGGCCTTTCTGACATCCAGGCTGACTTTCTGTGGGCCAGATGTCATCAATCATTTTCTATGTGATATAGATTCCTGCCTTGCCCTCTCCTGCAGTGATACATTGCCTGTGGAGCTGGCAACCTTCCTGGTCTCCATAATTGTTGTGGTGGCCTCCTGTGTGGTCACCTTGGTCTCCTACATGTACATCATCTCCTCTATCCTGAGGATCCAGTCAGGCCATGGCCGGAAAAAGGCATTTTCCACCTGCTCTGCCCATCTCAGTGTTGTCACCATCTGGTATGGCTCCACCATGTTCCTGTACGTCAAACCATCAGCCCAGAACTCCCTGGATGTGAACAAAATCGTGAATACCTTTAACACAGTGGTAACTCCTTTGCTGAACCCCTTCATTTACACACTCAGAAACAAAGAGGTGAAGCTCGCTCTGGGACGAGCTTTCCAGAAAAAGTGA